The sequence TAAAGAATAGAAAGCTAAATCTTTtcgttaagaaaataaaattatcctAATGTAGGCGTGATATTGATGGTTTAGACAGAGGGATGAATGAAAAGTTTGTTTTTGCATTTGCATATTCATAGAAAATTCTAACTTTTAGCTCCTCTCAGGAAGGTCTTCTGAATGTGGATTACTACAATATACAGATACTAGTCCCTCCATCCTTATATATTCCTGTCACTTTTGCTTGTCAAGAGTAATTGGACTAATTTCCTGAGCTAAATTTGAGTAGAttaattcctttttattttaacatTAAAATTGAGATGAGTAGAAACCATAGGAAAAGTACTACTACAAGTTGTAACTCTTCTGTCAAAATGGTGAAAGAAGACATTCGAAGATGGTTTAAATTCACTTGGTTTGGATCTTGTGTAGCGAAAAACAAACATTTCGGGAAGATAGTAGAGTATTTTCTTTTATCCAGCATACTGGTGCcgtccacaacaacaacaacaacaaacctagtgtattcccacaaagtggggtctggggagggtaaaatgtacgcagtccataccgctacctccgaagaagtagagaggcaatttccgatagaccccagctcaagataaagaatagtaaacaaggtcacaatgaaacatgaaacaggatggatgacataacaagaataagaaataagaaattataaaaatagaaataagacacccacacaATAGTACTtatacactcacagaccaaagacacccaccacacccaaactctcctaactAACAACTCCTACCTATGCCCATATTCTTAGGATTACTAATCCGGCTACACAAAAGCTCTTCTAACTACTTGCTACGACTCACTCACACACATTAGCCTTCTACCATTATCCGcaacctccacacctttctatctagggtcatgtccacagtaagctgtaactgctccatgtcatatctaatcaccttcctctagtatttcttcggccaacctctacccctcctgaaaccatccaaagctagcctctcacacctacgaactgagaCATCCGtccctctcctcatcacatgtccaaaccatctcaacctcacttcccgcatcttgtcctccaccgaaaccactcccaccttctttcggatagtctcattcctaactttatcccttctagtaagtccacacatccaatgcaacattctcatttccgccaccttcaattttttaatgtgggagttcttgactgtccaacactccgctccatacagcatggctggacagactgccactctgtagaatttgcctttaagcttatggggcaccttcttatcaaaAACACTCTCGAggcaagcctccacttcatccaacctgccccaatacgtttcgagatatcctcatcaatctctccattctcctgaatcatagatccaagatacttaaaactatccctcttacaaagaACCTGTGAATCCAAACTCACTATCAcctcgtcctcctgcctcaagtcattaaacttgcattccatatacttcgtcttggacctactcaacctgaaccctttagattcACCATTGAGAAAAAAGGGATTGATCCATATAAGTGTACAGTGAAAAAGCTTAAAGGCTTCCACCTATATAGATATTGATGGTAAGTTATGATCTTTACCAGCCCGTAGTAAGAAATTTAACCATCATGGAAAATTTGGCATTTGATTCGTGCAACTTATGTGATGTGTCCACAAGCAGGAGacaagaaagtttttttttttttttttttgacaaaggtAACAAAGACAAGAAAAGTAAAGTGTTTGTCTTGTGAGATTTTACCAATTGTCCGAATCCCCTCTCCCAGCCCCTAAACATTTATTTTTTGCCACTGCTGCAGGAAGGGCGAAAAGTTCACGTTATTGAAAGGGATTTGACAGAGCCAGACCGGATTGTTGGCGAGTTGCTACAGCCTGGGGGTTATCTAAAATTGATTGAGTTGGGCCTTGAAGGTTTGTcttaaaaaaaagaaggaaaaaaatcatAAGAGCTTACAATTGATCATTTTGTGATAGAACTATTTGGTGCAATATATATTTCACTAATATGAATTAAGTTTTAGTTTTAACTGAATTAGGACATAATTCACTTCTCGATGTACTATACTAGGTGTGTAATTTTTGCGCTCTTGACCTTTGCCATTGAGATGCAGATTGTGTTGAGGATATTGATGCCCAACGGGTGGTTGGATATGCTCTTTTCAAGGATGGGAAGAGCACAAATGTTTCCTATCCTTTGGAAAATTTCCATTCGGACGTGGCTGGGAGAAGCTTTCACAATGGGCGTTTCATAcaaaagatgagagaaaaagCAGTTACTCTTCCCAAGTGAGCTTTCCCATGCAGTATATTTATTTGAACTTTTCTTGACCCATTATATTATTATTCCTTATTAATAAAAGAACTGTTCTTAACGCATATCATGCTTTCAGTAACTAATGCAGTTTTCTATTTATAATAAACCTTGTCCTTAACATAGTTGCAATAATCAGCTGGCtgtcttttattaaaatatgtacaGTGTACGATTAGAGCAAGGTACCGTAACATCCTTGATTGAAGAAAATGGATCCATAAAGGGTGTTCAGTACAAAACGAAGGCTGGTCAAGAACTTGCacatgctcctcttacagtagtGTGTGATGGGTGCTTTTCAAACTTGCGACGCTCTCTTTGCGACCCTAAGGTGAAGTTAATTCCTCTAAACATGTCAGTTGATTTGTTTCTCTAGTGTTGTATGCATGCATCAGGTCAAGTAAACAGTATGCCTTCATATGCCTGGTGATATATATCACTTGCATTGAGTTTGACATATTTAGATCTTGAAATCATTGCAAGTGTGATTGTCTATTGACATTTTCAGGTTGATAGTCCATCTTGCTTTGTTGGTTTGGTATTGGAATTGGAGAATGGTCAACTTCCATATCCCAACCATGGGCATGTTATTCTGGCAGATCCTTCACCCATCTTATTTTATCCTATCAGTAGCACGGAAATTCGCTGCTTGGTTGATGTACCTGGTCAAAAGCTACCTTCTCTTGCTAATGGTGATATGGCAAATTATTTGAAGACTGTGGTGGCTCCCCAGGTACCTTTAGTTTCTCTGCATGTTGCTAATTCTTCTGAAATTTTAGAATATATCGGCTGGTATATTAAGTTGGTCCttattttttctatcttaaaTAGAACTGCTTGTTTCTGAAGATACTTATTCGGTGCCTCCCAACGTGCTTTCATGATTGATCTATACATTTATTCAGGTCCCACCTGAGCTACGTGATGCATTTCTGTATGCAATTGATAAGGGACATATTAAAACTATGCCAAACAGGAGCATGCCAGCTGCTCCCTATCCTACACCTGGAGCTCTGTTGCTAGGTGATTCATTCAACATGCGCCATCCTTTAACTGGTGGGGGAATGACTGTTGCACTTTCAGACATTGCTGTGTTAAGGAATCTTCTTATGCCATTACAAGACCTGAACGATGCAgatgaattatgtaaaaatctGGAGTCCTTTTATACTTTGCGCAAGGTAAAGCAAAGAATGTTGTCTGGTTTACTCTATCATCAGTTTTGACTGATTTGTAATGTGCTACGGCTTATTTAGTAGAAAATTTTATTTCAGTTTCTTGATCAAGTATAGGGAAGACCTTCTTTCTAGCAAATTTAACGTGGCATTATGATGTCTTTTACCTGGAAGCTTCTCCAATCTCTACAGAAAAATCATATGTTATTTGAAGTGGGTTTAATATCTAAAAGCACATCACTATTTTTGAGCTATTCCCTCTAAAAGAATACAAACAAATAGAACTGCAGTTCTGGAAGGAATGGACTTTTTTTGACTTAATTATCATGTTACTCATTCTTGTATTGGTCTCTGTTTTCAGCCAGTGGCTTCCACGATAAATACTTTGGCTGGAGCTCTGTATAAGGTGTTCTGTGCTTCTCCTGATCAGGCGAGGAGGGAGATGCGAGAGGCGTGTTTTGACTATTTGAGCCTTGGAGGCACTTGTTCAACTGGACCCATAGCTCTACTCTCTGGTCTTAATCCTAACCCGCTGAGCTTGGTGCTCCATTTCTTTGCAGTGGCCATTTATGGAGTTGGTCGTTTACTTGTGCCTTTTCCTTCTCCAAAGAAGTTGTGGATCGGAGCAAGATTAATCTCGGTATGTTCCTTAAATGCAGTATTCAAACTGTTTCCGTTGACTCTTTGAGCATGTGCTTTAATATTGCGCTTCGTTCTAGTTGCAATTCCTGCATAATTGTTCACCTTGTTAAAAAGTATGACCATTTTAGCGTGTATGCTCTTTTTTTTGTTCAGTCTGCATCAGGCATCATATTTCCCATCATTAAGGCAGAAGGGATCCGGCAAATGTTCTTCCAACAACACTACCAGCACATTACAGAGGCCCTCCCACGAACACTGAGTCAGATTAAGCAGAAAATTTGTTGAAGTTTTGTTCCATGAATAGCATTAACATTTACACATTTACTTTCTCGAAGCAAGA comes from Capsicum annuum cultivar UCD-10X-F1 chromosome 2, UCD10Xv1.1, whole genome shotgun sequence and encodes:
- the LOC107858627 gene encoding LOW QUALITY PROTEIN: squalene epoxidase 3-like (The sequence of the model RefSeq protein was modified relative to this genomic sequence to represent the inferred CDS: inserted 1 base in 1 codon), with the translated sequence MANFMMDKYIVPAFIVSLLGFVVIYILRPRTPPNNYKKKDPKSAEKCETHNVIKGVCKSGKGRSDTDVIIVGAGVAGAALAHTLGKEGRKVHVIERDLTEPDRIVGELLQPGGYLKLIELGLEDCVEDIDAQRVVGYALFKDGKSTNVSYPLENFHSDVAGRSFHNGRFIQKMREKAVTLPNVRLEQGTVTSLIEENGSIKGVQYKTKAGQELAHAPLTVVCDGCFSNLRRSLCDPKVDSPSCFVGLVLELENGQLPYPNHGHVILADPSPILFYPISSTEIRCLVDVPGQKLPSLANGDMANYLKTVVAPQVPPELRDAFLYAIDKGHIKTMPNRSMPAAPYPTPGALLLGDSFNMRHPLTGGGMTVALSDIAVLRNLLMPLQDLNDADELCKNLESFYTLRKPVASTINTLAGALYKVFCASPDQARREMREACFDYLSLGGTCSTGPIALLSGLNPNPLSLVLHFFAVAIYGVGRLLVPFPSPKKLWIGARLISSASGIIFPIIKAEGIRQMFXPTTLPAHYRGPPTNTESD